AACGAGCCAGAACAAGTAACAAAATTAACTCGGCAGTTGGTGTCAATAGACTCTACAGTATATCAGCAGTTACTTATAAAGCCGACTATGGAAGAGAAATTGATTGTAACAAAAAAAAATAAATACTATGTAGTAAAAGAACAGATAAGTACCTACATATATAAAAACATACAACATCAGACTGGTATTTTGGTTCCAGATATAGCAGAAAGAATTCGTAAGAATGAACAGGGGCAGTATGTTTCTATAAATAAATATTCTCAATACCAAATATCAACTAATATTAATTAGAGGTAGAGAGTGCTTATGTATATTAAGAATAAGCGAATCTACAATATTGCAAAACAGCTGTATAAAGCACAAATTATGTGTAAAAATATGAAAATGATTTTCCTGCAATTTGATATATTTTCTAAAAAAACATTTCGTTTTTTAGGAATAATAATAGCTATATTTTTAACAACCAGCAGTTGTTACGCAATTGGCGACGAAGGTATTGAAGAAACAATACTTGGTAAGCCTATAAAAGGGACAGTTGATGTGACAACACCTCCAACACCTAGCTTGGCAATAGCTAAGGATGCTTTTTCCACTTTGCAATATGCCCGGAATACTAATCAAATAGATGAAAGAATTAAAAATGTAATTACGCTTAGTATTGTAGAAGAAGCAAATATTTTAATACCGGATAACTTTACCGCATCTGTAACTGTACATATTGAATACGGTCAATCTGCTACACAAACTACAGCAACAGACCAAACACTTACAGTTACTTTTAATAAAGAGGAGGGATCGAAATACAATTCAAAAAGCTATTTCTCTTTTGAAAATGCGAAATACGTGAAAATAAGCATTGTCAATGCAAATGATATAAATGTTCCAATGGTAGAAGGAGTGGATATGCGAAATGTGCTATTGCTTACAAACGAAATGAAGGTAACACGTTATTATACATTGGCTAATAATGTAACTCCTTTGCCTTCAACTTTTACTGGGCAAATGGTTGGTGATGAATATAAAATAGATTGGCAATGGCCGGCAGATGCAGGGTATAACTATACTCAATTGGAATGGACATGGTTAGAAAATGATGAAAACGATCAATATAAAAACCTCGACCAGAGTATTAACATGGATCAATTGTTTAAAAATAATGCAACAAGAGTAGATATCAGCATAAAATATGAAAAACAATATTTTAAAATTCCTTTGTATTATGATGGAATTGGGAAATTATATTATCGTATAAGAGCAGTAAATGTTAATAATAATGGTACACGAATGGAAGGACCTTGGACATTAGGAACACCATATGATTTTACCGGACATGAACCAGATTTAAATTGGCAAGTTACTACTACCTATGCTGAAGATGGCAAACATAAGACAGTAATGCAATATTTTGACGGCTCTCTGCGAAACCGGCAAACAGTGACAAAAGATAATGTAACTGAAAATGTAGTTACTGCAGAAACTTTTTACGATGGTCAAGGGCGAGCTGCTGTTCAAGTATTACCAGCGCCAGGAATAAGCAATGTTATACAATATATTAAAGGACTCAATTTATTTAATGGACAGACCCTTCAAAGTAATACTGATCCTTTTCCTGGTCTACCTAAAGACCCGGCAATGTTTTCTTTTGATATAAATTATAGCACTCCCGAACTACTTACCTCTTCATCAACTTCATCTGTACAGGGGGCATCTCAATATTATAGTAGTGATAACGCTAATAAAGCTGCGGAGAATGCATACATACCTGATGCCGAAAAATATCCATACACTGTAACTCGATATACCCCGGATGCAACAGGTAGAATTGCCTCTCAAAGTGGTGTTGGTGCAGCATTTAAAGCTGGTAGTGGAAAAGAAACAAAATATTATTATGGTGACGCAGAACAGGAAATGTTGGATGGTTTGTTTGGTACAGAGGTAGGTAATAAATCTCATTATTTTAAAAACATGGTAAAAGATGCTAACGGGCAAATGAGTGTGAGTTATGTTGATATGCATGGACGAACTATTGCTACCGCATTAGCTGGAGATGCTCCTGCTAATCTTGCATACATTAATGATCCTAAAGACAATCCAAAATATGCAACTGATTATCCTGGACAAACCCCTACTTCTGATTTAACAAGGAATCTTTTAGATAATCCGTACGATAATAACTCTAACGATAATAGTGCTAACATGATTGTAGGTAATTCTATACAATCAGTAAGCTCTATATTAGTTCCTGCAACAACTAAATACACATTTAATTATTCTTTAAATCCACAGGCATTACAGGAAATGTCATGCATCACACATACTCCTCCTACTCCTTTATGTTTTGATTGTATGTATAATTTAGAGTTCTCAATAGTAGATGAAACAGGTGAATTGGATAATCCTGTGATACTTACAAAAAAGTTTAATAATATTAAATTGAATCCTGATGATGATTGTAGTACACCAACCCCTTTATTTAGCCAAAGTGATAATGTAACAGATGAGTGTAGTGGAAATAATTCTACTCCAAACAGTCAAATAATCTTTTGTTATACTCTACCTCCAGGATCTTATTCTATACGAAAAACATTAACCATTAGTGATGAAAGCCTGGAAGCCAATAAGCAACTTTATATTAAAGATGCTATATGCCAGGTCAACTATGACGCTATTTACAATAGTATTAAAGCAACCCTAGAAGCATCGTCTGATTGTGGAAATCCAGATGCTCAAAATATAACATGCCAACAGTGTTTAGACAATATCGGAGACCCCAACAACACAGGGGATATTACCGCATATAAAAATAACTATTTAACATCACTTCATATAGATCCTAACGGAGCCATATCGCCTGAGCTTTTAAATGAAATTCAAGAAAATTTTAGTACACAACGTGCGAGATGTAATGCACTCAATCCTAATATATCTCATTTAAATGTCAGCAAACGTGAATTAATGTTACATGATATGAAACCGTTTTTTGGTCAATATGCTTTAGATAACCTTAAACTCCCAGCTGATCAAGTACAAAATATTAATACTACAGGTAATACAACAGGAGATACTAATCCATTTTATGCGTTGTATGATGTTCTTTATATAGGGGCAACAAGACCAACACCTTTATTTAAACTTCCTAAAAAAGAAGATGGAACAGTTGGGGCTTATCTTGACAAATCAGGGAATGTTTATCCTGCTGCAACAGATCCAACTCAATTATCGATTGCCGATTTCGCAAATCAATTTCAGGATCAATGGGAAGAACAATTATTACCTTATCACCCAGAGTATCAAAAATTGCTTTTTGCCGAACAAAACCTTCAGTCAGTATATGATTGGGATAGTAGATTCAAGAATATGGATTATGCTACAGCTTATGGACAATATTTATCTACAGCTACTTCCATAGTTGATAATGATCCATTTTATCAAATGTGTTTAACTGGTGATTCAAGAGCCCAAATGCTTAGGACAAATATGATAAAAAAGCTTCAGGAAATTAGCAGTACCTACATGGCTTTAGCAGGAGGAGCCAAAGTAAATATGTGGCAAGCTGCTTATGGTAGTGTAATTGGCAGGAGAGATGGCCTTGTTAATCCAAGTGATGCTACTGCCTTTACAAATGACTGCCAAAATGCTCCATCTAAGCCTCAAGTATTATCCTATTACTCCGGGTTACTTAATAGTGTGGAAATTAACCAGTTTTGGACAAATTTTCAAGGTATGTATTCTTCCGCGAGAGAATCAGATATAAATCAATATATCGATTATAATGTACCTCTTTCTAATGCCGATCAGTTAATAAGCAAACACTATATACTTCGTTTTCCTGTTAATAATGATCAAATTGCGACACAAAGTGGATTTAATTCATGGTATAATGACCCTACTCATAGCACATCAGTTTTTCCAACAACATCACCACAAAGTCAGTGTGAAGCTTATATTGCTACATGGACGAATGAATTACTACAATGCGATCAATTAGCAAGCAGAAGTGATAAAGATCAAATTATTCAAAGAATTATAGATGGAATGGAGTCGGTTTGTGAAAGAAGTATTGATGTCAATAATCCTTATGGCTCTTCTAATGCGCCTAATACCCCAACTGGCAACTATTCAAGTTTTGAAGACGTCATAACCGATGTATTTGCATCTGTAAACCCACCTATTGATATTAGCAATTTTTGCAACCCATACGTCATAGAAAGTCCAAAACCTTATGGGAAGTCCCCACAATTAATACCTACTATCACAGATCATATTGATGATTGTTACTGTACCCAATTTTCACAGATAAAAGAACAAATTGCGGGGCATATTAATTATTTCTCTGTTAATGCCTATCTAAAACAAGAATATGGGCAAACCATTACCGAAGATTTGTATAATGCACTCGAAGATTATTGTGATGGAGGTCTACAATTCCGTCCCACAGGTACAGATGGCGAAGAAGCATCTAGTACACCTCCATTTGCACCATTTTCTTATCCCCAGCCAATACCTGATTATTTACAATGTAATTATGTAAGAGAATGTTTAACTTGTTCTCAGTTGAGTTCTTATATTCAACAATACTATGATCAATTTCATATCTTGCCGGTTTTTGCCCCTGCTGATAATATTTCATTTACTGAAAGTGAAATTGCTATAAACGAGTCTTTCGCAAGGTTTGTAAATTATAAAACAGGATTTCAATTAACTTGGCTCGATTACTTTAAGAAAGCAAATGAAAATGGCTGTACTCTTAGCCAATTTTCTTCCAACACTAATGCTTCGCAAACAGTTGTATGTAAAAGCAGTCAACCGCTTACTGATGCTTCTGATATTAAGCCACAGAATAAATGTAAGCAAGTAGATGATATGGCAGCTGCAATAGCAAAACATATTTATAATTTACAGATGCAATATTTGCTCAGAAATTTTGAAACTGATTATCGTGCAAAATGCCTGGGTGTCCAAAGTATAGAAACATTTTCAGTAACGTATAAACCCAAAGAATATCATTACACTTTATATTACTACGATCAGGCTGGTAATTTAGTTAAAACCGTGCCTCCGAAAGGTGTAAATCCTAATTTTACAAAGACTTTTACAGATGCAGTAGAAGCAGCTAAGTTAGCTGGTAGTTCTTATGTTCCTACTCATACTTTAAGTACAAATTACCGTTACAATAGCCTTAATCAGGTAATTGCGCAAAGTACTCCTGATGCCAATACTTCATTGTTTTGGTACGATAGATTAGGTCGCTTGCTTGTGAGCCAAAATGCACAACAAAAAATAGATAATAAATATAGTTACACAGTATACGATGGTTTGGGAAGAATTATAGAAGTAGGACAAAAGCCACAGGCTGCAAATAGTATGAACCAAACAATTAGCTCCAGTGTGCGAGTTGGTAGCAATCCTACGCCATACGAAACCTGGTTTAATAATAATAGTTATGGTTCCAGGGAGCAAATAACTTGTACTCATTATGATGTTTGGTATGACCTATTTCATAATAATCATCCTACTACTGATTTTACAGACCAACAAAATTTACGTAACAGGGTTAGTTATACTACCTATACGTCTATAGCAACATCACCATCCAATCCTGACGGTGATTATTACACGGGCACTTTCTATTCTTATGATATCCATGGGAATGTAAACACATTATTGCAAGATTATAAGGGAGTAGTTCCAATAGGAGATCCTAATCGCTTTAAAACAATTGATTATGATTATGATCTGCTAAGTGGTAAAGTAAACCAGGTAAGCTATCAACCTAACCGGTTAGATGCTTTTTATCACCGGTATATGTATGATGCAGAAAATAGGCTGATTGAAGTACAAACAAGTAAAGATCAAATAGTGTGGGA
The Ferruginibacter albus DNA segment above includes these coding regions:
- a CDS encoding RHS repeat domain-containing protein, which produces MKMIFLQFDIFSKKTFRFLGIIIAIFLTTSSCYAIGDEGIEETILGKPIKGTVDVTTPPTPSLAIAKDAFSTLQYARNTNQIDERIKNVITLSIVEEANILIPDNFTASVTVHIEYGQSATQTTATDQTLTVTFNKEEGSKYNSKSYFSFENAKYVKISIVNANDINVPMVEGVDMRNVLLLTNEMKVTRYYTLANNVTPLPSTFTGQMVGDEYKIDWQWPADAGYNYTQLEWTWLENDENDQYKNLDQSINMDQLFKNNATRVDISIKYEKQYFKIPLYYDGIGKLYYRIRAVNVNNNGTRMEGPWTLGTPYDFTGHEPDLNWQVTTTYAEDGKHKTVMQYFDGSLRNRQTVTKDNVTENVVTAETFYDGQGRAAVQVLPAPGISNVIQYIKGLNLFNGQTLQSNTDPFPGLPKDPAMFSFDINYSTPELLTSSSTSSVQGASQYYSSDNANKAAENAYIPDAEKYPYTVTRYTPDATGRIASQSGVGAAFKAGSGKETKYYYGDAEQEMLDGLFGTEVGNKSHYFKNMVKDANGQMSVSYVDMHGRTIATALAGDAPANLAYINDPKDNPKYATDYPGQTPTSDLTRNLLDNPYDNNSNDNSANMIVGNSIQSVSSILVPATTKYTFNYSLNPQALQEMSCITHTPPTPLCFDCMYNLEFSIVDETGELDNPVILTKKFNNIKLNPDDDCSTPTPLFSQSDNVTDECSGNNSTPNSQIIFCYTLPPGSYSIRKTLTISDESLEANKQLYIKDAICQVNYDAIYNSIKATLEASSDCGNPDAQNITCQQCLDNIGDPNNTGDITAYKNNYLTSLHIDPNGAISPELLNEIQENFSTQRARCNALNPNISHLNVSKRELMLHDMKPFFGQYALDNLKLPADQVQNINTTGNTTGDTNPFYALYDVLYIGATRPTPLFKLPKKEDGTVGAYLDKSGNVYPAATDPTQLSIADFANQFQDQWEEQLLPYHPEYQKLLFAEQNLQSVYDWDSRFKNMDYATAYGQYLSTATSIVDNDPFYQMCLTGDSRAQMLRTNMIKKLQEISSTYMALAGGAKVNMWQAAYGSVIGRRDGLVNPSDATAFTNDCQNAPSKPQVLSYYSGLLNSVEINQFWTNFQGMYSSARESDINQYIDYNVPLSNADQLISKHYILRFPVNNDQIATQSGFNSWYNDPTHSTSVFPTTSPQSQCEAYIATWTNELLQCDQLASRSDKDQIIQRIIDGMESVCERSIDVNNPYGSSNAPNTPTGNYSSFEDVITDVFASVNPPIDISNFCNPYVIESPKPYGKSPQLIPTITDHIDDCYCTQFSQIKEQIAGHINYFSVNAYLKQEYGQTITEDLYNALEDYCDGGLQFRPTGTDGEEASSTPPFAPFSYPQPIPDYLQCNYVRECLTCSQLSSYIQQYYDQFHILPVFAPADNISFTESEIAINESFARFVNYKTGFQLTWLDYFKKANENGCTLSQFSSNTNASQTVVCKSSQPLTDASDIKPQNKCKQVDDMAAAIAKHIYNLQMQYLLRNFETDYRAKCLGVQSIETFSVTYKPKEYHYTLYYYDQAGNLVKTVPPKGVNPNFTKTFTDAVEAAKLAGSSYVPTHTLSTNYRYNSLNQVIAQSTPDANTSLFWYDRLGRLLVSQNAQQKIDNKYSYTVYDGLGRIIEVGQKPQAANSMNQTISSSVRVGSNPTPYETWFNNNSYGSREQITCTHYDVWYDLFHNNHPTTDFTDQQNLRNRVSYTTYTSIATSPSNPDGDYYTGTFYSYDIHGNVNTLLQDYKGVVPIGDPNRFKTIDYDYDLLSGKVNQVSYQPNRLDAFYHRYMYDAENRLIEVQTSKDQIVWEHDAKYNYYKHGLLARTILGQLQVQGLDYAYTLQGWLKGVNSTSLDGTTDIGKDGSPSTGTLGPNPVARDVYGFALHYYDNLSSAAGAKDYSSISGTSAFANIISDGSFKSLYNGNIAGISINNAGLLKGDPATTNADPLFYNYGYDQLNRIVSMKVFSGLQNNSWASASNIHDYAEVATYDPNGNIRTYDRNGAPAISMPESMDKLNYNYYANTNQLAQVEDDPTISNNYTDDIDNQSHNDNYTYDQIGNLKEDKASDITDITWNVYGKIQQVTKNTDPGSGCHNCITYINYSYDATGNRISKTISTYAGGSKTTLYVRDASGNVMSIYTPNDNEGFVQSETYIYGSSRLGMVTTQSVSPVQVNIDAGYGLKELFNDDTKAALFTFTRGEKLFELSNHLGNVLVTVSDRKILIYPGSDANNGGCENGGAKDDLIVPYRNAVLTYVARKSIVFQPGFNAVDQNPFVSFTAYIDPMLQPCTDYVENEPIPVASYYKADVINANDYYPFGMDMPGRSYNNVSEYRYGFNGKEKDKDIASGDLDFGARIYDTRTGRWLSLDPLQMKYPDLSPYNYTANNPISFIDPTGKIIRIYYAGGHYDYTPGIAPPKGSPEIVMKIHEACVYNMHTEEGTKIWNQLASSKGIVEISYLKANEQNTAADSKAFDLNVDNLGKTNKDGEDIIGSLNWDFNTDFSVEDDHGFLKGFLSPSTVLLHELGHAQDADDALTASKKDKDAITKFKASATLTYGYDAQFDTEEEKKNIQTKENVYVRQINSWEQKNNGENPTYQPIRTNHKGGLRYLNNLKNVKIGVNQVNDATRYDKWRCEEENAGHTIKDDDGIKR